One Cucumis melo cultivar AY chromosome 8, USDA_Cmelo_AY_1.0, whole genome shotgun sequence genomic window, CTCTAACTCTTGAGGCAGAGGAGGAGGCGGCGGCTGCGGCGGCCTTGCTCCGATGTACCTCCGTGGGTTCTTTTCGGGCGGGTTTGTCGGCATTGCGGGAGAAAGTTTCGGATGTTTTGGGAGCGGATCCACCGCGGCGAACCTGCCATACTGGACTACTCCGGCCCAGATGAACGCCGCCGCGACTCGGGCTGCTCGGCCACTTCCTGGACTTGGATTCTCCGGCAGAGTTGCTGCGAGAACATGGCGCACTGTTGACCTTCCGAGATCCAGGTTGGGCGCCGGGGAACAATTTAGGCCTAGTGAAAGCATTCCCAGCGGATCTACTACGCGAAAAGGGCCAAATATTGATATTCAACTCCGCGGATGTAGACCCATTGGTagtcttcttctctttcttcttctccttgtCACGATCCTCCTGATTACCCGAGGAGTTCTTCTTCTCACTCTTCTTGAAAATGCTCCACCGCTTGGAGGAAGAGCCCGAATCGGCGGAATTGGGCGTCAATTTGGGACCGTCGCTGGGATCGGGTTCTGAAGGAGGAGGCTCCAGGTGGGGTTTCTGGTTAGGTTCGGTGGAGGAAGATGAAGAGTGGTTCGGTAGAAGGTGAAGGGGAAGAAGAACGCCATCGACGAAGAGCTCGTCGGCAGAGAGAAGATTGGTCTGAGGGAAAGAGGGGTTTCGGACCATCCAGAACTCGAACTCAGGGGAGGTGGGGAAAGTGGCGGGGGAGGGGGATGGGGAGGGGGAGGGAATCTCCATGGAGAGGAT contains:
- the LOC103484641 gene encoding uncharacterized protein LOC103484641, which gives rise to MEIPSPSPSPSPATFPTSPEFEFWMVRNPSFPQTNLLSADELFVDGVLLPLHLLPNHSSSSSTEPNQKPHLEPPPSEPDPSDGPKLTPNSADSGSSSKRWSIFKKSEKKNSSGNQEDRDKEKKKEKKTTNGSTSAELNINIWPFSRSRSAGNAFTRPKLFPGAQPGSRKVNSAPCSRSNSAGESKSRKWPSSPSRGGVHLGRSSPVWQVRRGGSAPKTSETFSRNADKPARKEPTEVHRSKAAAAAASSSASRVRVLNLNVPMCIGYRNHLSCRSDETSALGVIGSGGGGSSSNNGGSHGYDNNGDGSTVSNPGNSSSTANLFSIRSLFTKKVH